Proteins found in one Chlamydia pneumoniae TW-183 genomic segment:
- a CDS encoding 1-acyl-sn-glycerol-3-phosphate acyltransferase has protein sequence MQFSRYLRYAFDNQYLPEPLYQKFSVFHQNYIDAATKKAAADQAEVLCLQWVKVIIEDLKNPFIFPPYHKKIRAPIDLFRLSIDFFSLVIDDKNSRILNLHRLKEIEEYIARGDNVVLLANHQTECDPQLMYYALGKTHPELMENMIFVAGDRVTSDPLARPFSMGCDLLCIYSKRHIATPPELREEKLLHNQKSMQILKTLLNEGGKFIYVAPAGGRDRKNAEGRLYPSEFSPESIEVFRLLAKASNQTTHFYPFALKTYDILPPPPKIENAIGEQRAIFFAPVFFNFGAELFFDALCSKEELIHCDKHAQRTLRAEKVFSIVKNLYEEL, from the coding sequence ATGCAGTTTTCTAGGTATTTACGCTATGCTTTTGATAACCAGTATCTCCCAGAGCCTTTATATCAGAAATTTTCTGTTTTTCATCAGAATTACATCGATGCAGCTACAAAAAAAGCTGCAGCTGATCAAGCTGAGGTGCTATGTTTACAATGGGTCAAGGTTATCATCGAGGACTTGAAAAACCCTTTCATTTTCCCTCCGTATCATAAAAAAATTCGAGCTCCTATAGATCTATTTCGTTTGAGTATAGATTTTTTTTCTCTAGTCATTGACGATAAAAACTCTCGAATTTTAAACCTACACCGCCTTAAGGAAATAGAAGAATACATTGCTAGGGGAGATAATGTTGTTCTCCTTGCAAATCACCAGACAGAATGCGATCCACAACTCATGTATTATGCCTTAGGCAAGACGCATCCTGAGTTAATGGAGAACATGATTTTTGTAGCTGGAGACCGAGTCACTTCTGATCCCCTAGCACGACCATTTAGCATGGGATGTGATTTATTATGTATTTATTCTAAGCGTCATATTGCCACTCCACCAGAACTCCGGGAAGAAAAGCTTCTTCATAATCAGAAAAGCATGCAAATATTAAAGACCTTGTTAAATGAAGGAGGCAAATTTATTTACGTAGCCCCTGCAGGAGGTCGTGACAGAAAAAATGCGGAAGGAAGATTATATCCTTCAGAATTCTCTCCAGAAAGCATTGAAGTGTTTCGTTTATTAGCTAAGGCTTCTAATCAAACGACACATTTTTATCCCTTTGCTTTAAAAACCTATGACATTCTCCCCCCTCCTCCGAAAATAGAGAATGCAATTGGGGAGCAGCGAGCCATTTTCTTTGCTCCTGTTTTCTTCAACTTCGGAGCAGAACTATTTTTTGATGCATTATGTTCAAAAGAGGAACTTATTCATTGCGATAAACACGCCCAAAGAACATTAAGAGCAGAAAAAGTATTTTCTATTGTAAAAAATCTATACGAGGAATTGTAA
- a CDS encoding Rne/Rng family ribonuclease, translating to MENEILLNIESKEIRYAHLKNGQLFDLTIERKKVRQLKGNIYRGRVTNILRNIQSAFINIDERENGFIHISDILENSKKFEQMFDMDVDALPEEASEAPLLSSEEAPIEEFLKLDSPVLVQVVKEPIGSKGARLTSNISIPGRYLVLLPNSPHRGVSRKIEDPHMREQLKQLIRSFEMPQDMGLICRTASTTASTEALINEAHDLLLTWKTILEKFYSTEQPCLLYSETDILKKAVITCIDKNYKRLLIDDYATYQKCKHMLKKYSPDASIKIEYYRDSIPMFERFNIEKEIDKATRRKIWLSSGGYLFFDKTEAMHTIDVNSGRSTQLESGVEETLVQINLEAAEEIARQLRLRNVGGLVIIDFIDMKSRKNQRRVLERLKEHMKYDAARCTILSMSEFGLVEMTRQRNRESLMQTLFTLCPYCSGNAIIKTPESVVIEIERDLKKVINHKEHSHLCLVVHPEIASYMKQENDDNEMINLAKQLKAKLQINTSDSVHLNHYQFFSLITGESIDL from the coding sequence ATGGAAAATGAAATTTTACTCAACATAGAATCGAAAGAAATTCGCTATGCCCATCTGAAAAATGGTCAACTTTTTGATCTAACTATAGAGAGAAAGAAAGTTCGTCAGCTCAAAGGCAATATTTATCGAGGTCGTGTTACCAACATTCTGAGAAATATCCAATCTGCGTTTATTAATATTGATGAGAGAGAGAATGGTTTCATTCATATCTCTGATATTTTAGAGAATTCGAAGAAGTTTGAACAGATGTTCGATATGGATGTAGATGCTCTTCCCGAAGAAGCTTCTGAAGCTCCTCTTCTTTCTTCTGAGGAAGCTCCCATTGAAGAATTTCTCAAATTAGACAGCCCCGTTCTCGTTCAGGTAGTCAAAGAGCCTATTGGAAGTAAGGGAGCTCGCTTAACTTCTAACATCTCCATTCCGGGACGTTATTTGGTACTTTTACCAAACTCACCTCACCGAGGTGTTTCTCGAAAAATTGAAGATCCCCATATGAGAGAGCAGTTAAAACAGCTCATTCGTTCTTTTGAAATGCCTCAAGACATGGGTTTGATTTGCCGTACAGCGAGCACTACAGCCTCTACTGAAGCTCTCATTAATGAGGCCCACGACTTGTTACTCACTTGGAAAACAATTTTAGAAAAATTCTATTCCACAGAGCAACCCTGCTTGCTTTATTCTGAGACGGACATACTAAAAAAAGCTGTGATTACTTGTATCGATAAGAACTACAAGCGACTCCTTATTGATGATTATGCTACGTATCAAAAGTGCAAACATATGTTAAAAAAATACTCTCCGGATGCTTCCATCAAGATAGAGTATTATCGGGATTCTATTCCGATGTTTGAGCGTTTCAATATAGAGAAAGAAATTGATAAGGCGACAAGAAGAAAAATTTGGCTGTCCAGCGGTGGTTATTTGTTTTTTGACAAAACAGAAGCCATGCACACTATCGACGTAAATTCGGGAAGAAGCACACAGTTAGAAAGTGGAGTTGAAGAAACTCTGGTCCAAATCAACTTAGAAGCAGCTGAAGAAATTGCCAGACAGTTGCGTTTACGTAATGTAGGCGGATTAGTGATTATTGACTTTATCGATATGAAATCTCGTAAGAACCAGCGACGTGTTTTGGAACGATTGAAAGAACATATGAAATACGATGCTGCTCGCTGTACTATTTTAAGCATGAGTGAATTTGGTCTTGTTGAGATGACCAGACAGAGAAATCGGGAATCTCTAATGCAGACATTATTCACTCTATGTCCCTACTGCAGCGGCAACGCCATTATTAAAACACCTGAAAGTGTGGTCATCGAGATTGAGAGGGATTTGAAAAAGGTTATTAATCACAAAGAACACTCTCATCTTTGTCTTGTTGTGCATCCAGAAATTGCAAGCTATATGAAACAAGAAAACGATGACAATGAAATGATCAATTTGGCTAAGCAATTAAAAGCTAAACTTCAGATCAATACATCGGACTCGGTTCATTTAAACCACTACCAATTCTTCTCTCTCATTACAGGGGAAAGTATAGATTTATAG